One window of Microbacterium sediminis genomic DNA carries:
- a CDS encoding ATP-grasp domain-containing protein — translation MNAIRPDAAAARAVYVLHDNPEWIPPLREAFDELGVPLVEWVLEDGSIDLTGVPPQGVFWSRLSASSHTRERAHAKEYARAVLRWLEAHGRRTVNGSSVVEIEVSKVVQYALLRAAGFTVPQTIAVFGRADLKARARELAVPFITKHNQGGKGLGVRKFADYDEFDRYVDSAEFEEASDGITLLQEFVESADQSITRAEFAGGKFVYAVRVDTSAGSFELCPADACQVDFSALAVCAVPGAETTEDAQAAADAGTAPFRERFDIDADDPLIVQLEAFLAAHRIEIAGVEFIEKADGTRVVYDVNTNTNYNSDVEALTKRSARLALARFLGAELEKVAEPALA, via the coding sequence ATGAACGCGATCCGACCCGATGCCGCCGCCGCGCGCGCCGTCTACGTGCTGCACGACAACCCGGAGTGGATCCCGCCGCTGCGCGAGGCCTTCGACGAGCTGGGCGTGCCGCTGGTGGAGTGGGTGCTGGAGGACGGATCGATCGATCTGACGGGCGTTCCGCCGCAGGGCGTGTTCTGGTCGCGGCTGTCGGCCTCGAGCCACACGCGCGAGCGGGCCCACGCCAAGGAGTACGCGCGCGCGGTGCTGCGCTGGCTCGAGGCGCACGGACGCCGCACGGTGAACGGCTCGTCGGTCGTGGAGATCGAGGTGTCGAAGGTGGTGCAGTACGCGCTGCTGCGCGCGGCCGGGTTCACGGTGCCGCAGACGATCGCGGTGTTCGGCCGCGCCGACCTCAAGGCCCGCGCGCGCGAGCTCGCCGTGCCGTTCATCACGAAGCACAACCAGGGCGGCAAGGGCCTCGGCGTGCGCAAGTTCGCCGACTACGACGAGTTCGACCGCTACGTCGACTCGGCGGAGTTCGAGGAGGCCTCGGACGGCATCACCCTGCTGCAGGAGTTCGTCGAATCGGCGGATCAGTCGATCACCCGCGCCGAGTTCGCGGGCGGGAAGTTCGTCTACGCGGTGCGGGTCGACACGTCGGCCGGGTCGTTCGAGCTGTGCCCGGCAGACGCCTGCCAGGTGGACTTCTCGGCGCTCGCCGTGTGCGCGGTGCCCGGAGCCGAGACCACCGAGGACGCCCAGGCCGCCGCCGACGCGGGGACCGCGCCGTTCCGCGAGCGCTTCGACATCGACGCCGACGATCCGCTCATCGTGCAGCTGGAGGCCTTCCTCGCGGCCCACCGGATCGAGATCGCCGGGGTCGAGTTCATCGAGAAGGCCGACGGCACCCGCGTGGTCTACGACGTCAACACGAACACGAACTACAACAGCGACGTCGAGGCGCTCACGAAGCGCTCCGCCCGCCTCGCGCTCGCCCGCTTCCTGGGCGCCGAGCTGGAGAAGGTGGCCGAGCCCGCGCTCGCCTGA
- a CDS encoding lyase family protein, translating into MSALEAPLDRTIAEIVGETARFTDHRVPDAGIRALFSERSVWQARLDVEAALARAEARLGIIPEAAAARIAACARVEALDADRIAAATRVQAHALVPLVEELTRVVGGDAAGWVHWGATTQNIMQTGMALLIRDAHAIVVALIRDCLRALADLADRSAEMIMPGRTHGQHAVPITFGLKAATWIDDLLRALDRLDRGVEPCLRVMMGGAVGSFASLGDRGPEVQALVAEDLGLGAMPIPSRAVLSPQSGYVVDLALLAAVCARVAVEVETLMGTEFGEVSEPVPPGSVGSSTMPHKRNPKLAPDMIELSAQIRALAPEAVQALIHPHEADSGATAALDGAIEEALVKTGDLLVRLRIVVTGLELFPARMRRNLQLSGSMLGSESVMLALGERIGREEAHRIVYEHAMRAATEGLPFQELLVADPRVTGHLGAERVAALLDPSAHIGLSPRLAREAAERARAAAG; encoded by the coding sequence ATGAGCGCGCTGGAGGCGCCGCTCGACCGCACGATCGCCGAGATCGTCGGGGAGACCGCGCGGTTCACCGATCACCGCGTGCCCGACGCCGGCATCCGCGCGCTGTTCTCGGAGCGCAGCGTGTGGCAGGCGCGGCTCGATGTCGAGGCCGCGCTCGCGCGCGCGGAGGCGCGCCTCGGGATCATCCCGGAGGCCGCCGCCGCGCGGATCGCGGCGTGCGCGCGGGTCGAGGCGCTCGACGCCGATCGCATCGCCGCCGCCACCCGCGTGCAGGCGCACGCCCTCGTGCCGCTCGTGGAGGAGCTCACCCGCGTGGTGGGCGGGGACGCCGCCGGCTGGGTGCACTGGGGCGCGACGACGCAGAACATCATGCAGACGGGCATGGCGCTGCTCATCCGCGACGCGCACGCGATCGTCGTCGCGCTGATACGCGACTGCCTGCGTGCCCTGGCCGATCTCGCCGATCGCTCGGCCGAGATGATCATGCCCGGCCGCACCCACGGCCAGCACGCCGTGCCGATCACGTTCGGCCTCAAGGCCGCCACCTGGATCGACGACCTGCTGCGCGCGCTGGACCGGCTGGACCGCGGCGTCGAGCCCTGCCTGCGCGTGATGATGGGCGGCGCCGTGGGCAGCTTCGCCTCGCTCGGCGATCGCGGCCCCGAGGTGCAGGCCCTCGTGGCCGAGGACCTCGGGCTGGGCGCGATGCCGATCCCGTCGCGCGCCGTGCTCTCGCCGCAGTCCGGGTACGTGGTCGACCTGGCGCTGCTCGCGGCCGTCTGCGCGCGCGTGGCGGTGGAGGTCGAGACCCTCATGGGCACGGAGTTCGGCGAGGTGTCGGAGCCCGTGCCGCCGGGCTCGGTGGGCAGCTCCACCATGCCGCACAAGCGCAACCCCAAGCTCGCGCCCGACATGATCGAGCTCTCCGCGCAGATCCGCGCCCTCGCGCCCGAGGCGGTGCAGGCCCTCATCCACCCGCACGAGGCCGACAGCGGCGCCACGGCCGCGCTCGACGGCGCGATCGAGGAGGCGCTCGTGAAGACGGGCGACCTGCTCGTGCGGCTGCGCATCGTGGTCACGGGCCTGGAGCTCTTCCCGGCCCGCATGCGCCGCAACCTGCAGCTGAGCGGATCAATGCTGGGCTCCGAGTCGGTGATGCTGGCCCTGGGCGAGCGGATCGGACGCGAGGAGGCGCACCGCATCGTCTACGAGCACGCCATGCGCGCCGCGACCGAGGGCCTGCCGTTCCAGGAGCTGCTCGTGGCCGATCCGCGCGTGACCGGGCACCTCGGCGCCGAGCGGGTGGCGGCGCTGCTGGATCCCTCGGCCCACATCGGCCTCTCGCCGCGGCTGGCGCGCGAGGCGGCCGAGCGGGCCCGGGCCGCCGCGGGCTGA
- a CDS encoding extracellular solute-binding protein, whose translation MNRKILAATATTVALGLALTGCGLQPAGGGDAPSGDSSAEPKGTVTIYSPRPAAITDEIIPMFEEASGYDVQLVTLGAAEVADRVRAEASNPQADVWWGGTPSLFTPAANEDLIEPWGEPVLEAVKDEYQFDDDKWVAEMLQLQLIAYNTEMMDEADAPHDWDDLIDPTYKDQIIIRDVAASGTMRAIYAAMIARFYEEDGSPDRGYEWLKALDANTKAYAANPEDLYLRLERQEAPITLWNHQDIMAQAAQGAAFDIIEPESGSPINTDGIAKIAGGPNPEGAEAFAEFIFSQETQEWLINNAFQIPTVDVESEPEWLSELTRNELEYDKALVAEHETEWIEYWAENIKDQG comes from the coding sequence ATGAACCGCAAGATCCTTGCTGCGACGGCAACGACCGTCGCCCTCGGGCTCGCTCTCACCGGCTGCGGGCTGCAGCCCGCCGGCGGCGGCGACGCCCCGAGCGGCGACAGCTCGGCCGAGCCGAAGGGCACCGTCACCATCTACTCGCCGCGCCCGGCGGCGATCACCGACGAGATCATCCCGATGTTCGAGGAGGCCTCCGGCTACGACGTGCAGCTGGTCACGCTCGGTGCCGCCGAGGTCGCCGACCGCGTGCGCGCCGAGGCGAGCAACCCGCAGGCCGACGTGTGGTGGGGCGGCACGCCCTCGCTGTTCACCCCGGCCGCCAACGAGGACCTCATCGAGCCGTGGGGCGAGCCCGTGCTCGAGGCCGTGAAGGACGAGTACCAGTTCGACGACGACAAGTGGGTGGCCGAGATGCTGCAGCTGCAGCTGATCGCCTACAACACCGAGATGATGGACGAGGCCGACGCGCCCCACGACTGGGACGACCTGATCGACCCGACGTACAAGGATCAGATCATCATCCGCGACGTCGCCGCTTCGGGCACGATGCGCGCCATCTACGCGGCCATGATCGCCCGGTTCTACGAGGAGGACGGCTCGCCCGACCGCGGCTACGAGTGGCTCAAGGCGCTCGATGCCAACACCAAGGCGTACGCGGCCAACCCCGAGGACCTGTACCTGCGCCTGGAGCGCCAGGAGGCTCCGATCACCCTCTGGAACCACCAGGACATCATGGCCCAGGCCGCCCAGGGTGCCGCGTTCGACATCATCGAGCCGGAATCGGGATCGCCGATCAACACCGACGGCATCGCGAAGATCGCCGGCGGCCCGAACCCGGAGGGCGCCGAGGCGTTCGCGGAGTTCATCTTCAGCCAGGAGACGCAGGAGTGGCTGATCAACAACGCGTTCCAGATCCCCACGGTCGACGTCGAGTCGGAGCCCGAGTGGCTCTCGGAGCTCACCCGCAACGAGCTCGAGTACGACAAGGCGCTCGTGGCCGAGCACGAGACCGAGTGGATCGAGTACTGGGCCGAGAACATCAAGGACCAGGGCTGA
- a CDS encoding ABC transporter permease has translation MSGTVQTETEVVALEHVGPARRGRKRLTPGERFIVFLALPIFAVVLFFVVLPMLQTAVNSTGGAGFLDNYASFLSGSTSRSLWTSVWISLATVAICAVVGTALAVLLTRFDFPGRRLLDVISVLPLALPSLIGALAFTLLYNETGIFPRALEQLTGIDAGVVSVTGVSGVLLVHVLTMYPYFYLSVSAGLAGMDTSLEEAAAGLGAPKWKVWLTVVLPMLTPAMVAGALLTFMTSMASFTAPQLYGVSMLTNRIVETRVSGNYELASAQATVLAVVSIVFLFLMRWYQGRQTYRSLSKGIQRGRTKTRGWRSVLAGLVSLVLAAVLVAPVAVIILVSFSKNRTWTTQVLPPEYTLENYLSIFTDPDAFLPINVSLQMAFFATIAAVVIGGAAAWIISRWPLRRGKGVLDAMVMLPWALPGTVIGVNIATAFASPTPTNFGLVLIGTLFILPVAYFVRYIPLVFRETTASIDTIDPSVDEAAQSLGASPLRSIVTVIMPLVWKGLLAGALLAFIDGVGEYVASAVVYPAGFPPMSIEIYNRIYSSDFGSAAAYGSLQIAIIFVVLLVMNLLERGPKGDDSTPVVAAAAGVR, from the coding sequence ATGAGCGGCACCGTGCAGACCGAGACCGAGGTCGTCGCGCTCGAGCACGTCGGCCCGGCCCGCCGCGGCCGCAAGCGCCTGACCCCGGGCGAGCGCTTTATCGTGTTCCTCGCGCTGCCGATCTTCGCCGTCGTGCTGTTCTTCGTCGTGCTGCCCATGCTGCAGACGGCCGTCAACAGCACCGGCGGCGCGGGCTTCCTCGACAACTACGCGTCGTTCCTGTCTGGCTCGACCAGCCGATCGCTGTGGACCTCGGTGTGGATCTCGCTGGCCACCGTCGCGATCTGCGCCGTCGTGGGCACGGCACTGGCCGTGCTGCTGACGCGCTTCGACTTCCCCGGGCGCCGCCTGCTCGACGTCATCTCGGTGCTGCCGCTCGCGCTGCCGTCGCTGATCGGCGCGCTGGCCTTCACGCTGCTTTACAACGAGACGGGCATCTTCCCGCGGGCGCTCGAGCAGCTCACGGGCATCGACGCCGGCGTCGTGTCGGTCACGGGCGTGAGCGGCGTGCTGCTCGTGCACGTGCTCACGATGTACCCGTACTTCTACCTCTCGGTCTCGGCCGGCCTGGCGGGCATGGACACCTCGCTCGAGGAGGCCGCCGCGGGGCTCGGGGCGCCGAAGTGGAAGGTGTGGCTCACGGTCGTGCTGCCGATGCTGACTCCGGCGATGGTGGCCGGCGCGCTGCTGACGTTCATGACGTCGATGGCCTCGTTCACCGCGCCGCAGCTGTACGGCGTCTCCATGCTCACCAACCGGATCGTCGAGACCCGCGTGAGCGGCAACTACGAGCTGGCGTCGGCGCAGGCCACGGTGCTCGCCGTCGTCTCGATCGTCTTCCTCTTCCTGATGCGCTGGTACCAGGGCCGCCAGACCTACCGCAGCCTGTCGAAGGGCATCCAGCGGGGCCGCACCAAGACCAGGGGCTGGCGATCCGTGCTGGCGGGGCTCGTGAGCCTCGTGCTCGCGGCCGTGCTCGTCGCGCCCGTGGCGGTGATCATCCTCGTGTCGTTCTCGAAGAACCGCACGTGGACCACGCAGGTGCTGCCGCCCGAGTACACGCTCGAGAACTACCTGTCGATCTTCACCGACCCGGATGCCTTCCTGCCGATCAACGTGTCGCTGCAGATGGCGTTCTTCGCGACGATCGCGGCGGTGGTCATCGGCGGGGCCGCGGCGTGGATCATCTCGCGCTGGCCGCTGCGGCGCGGCAAGGGCGTGCTCGACGCCATGGTGATGCTGCCGTGGGCCCTGCCCGGCACGGTCATCGGCGTGAACATCGCCACGGCGTTCGCCTCGCCGACGCCCACGAACTTCGGGCTCGTGCTCATCGGCACGCTGTTCATCCTCCCGGTGGCGTACTTCGTGCGGTACATCCCGCTCGTCTTCCGCGAGACGACCGCATCGATCGACACGATCGATCCGTCGGTCGACGAGGCGGCGCAGTCGCTCGGCGCCTCGCCGCTGCGCTCGATCGTGACGGTCATCATGCCGCTCGTGTGGAAGGGCCTGCTGGCGGGTGCGCTGCTGGCGTTCATCGACGGCGTCGGGGAGTACGTGGCCTCGGCGGTGGTGTACCCCGCCGGGTTCCCGCCGATGTCGATCGAGATCTACAACCGCATCTACTCGAGCGACTTCGGCTCGGCGGCGGCGTACGGCTCGCTGCAGATCGCGATCATCTTCGTCGTGCTGCTCGTCATGAACCTGCTCGAGCGCGGGCCGAAGGGCGACGACTCGACGCCGGTCGTCGCCGCGGCCGCCGGGGTGCGATGA
- a CDS encoding ABC transporter ATP-binding protein: MIPIHLDGVSKTYGEQAGARPTVTVDITVEAGEFFTLLGPSGCGKSTLLRMIAGFVAPTAGAIRFGDKDVTRTPAHKRGIGMVFQNYALFPHMTVADNVAYGLRLRNVAKAERTAKVDKALERVGLAGYGKRRIDQLSGGQQQRVALARAIVIEPEVLLLDEPLSNLDAKLREETRMQIREVQKAAATTAIYVTHDQSEAMAMSDRIAVLADGRAHQVDTPRKIYAEPATAFVARFIGRSNVVPATVVSAEADTATVRIADSDVIVRRHPDVPVGPGQAVEISLRPEALRVVGEAEATLHGVVSTLEFLGSTAMLDVDLAGSTVAVSTPDIDVAQGSRIGLAVDPRAGWLIPESADV; encoded by the coding sequence GTGATCCCGATCCACCTCGACGGCGTCAGCAAGACCTACGGCGAGCAGGCCGGGGCGCGCCCGACCGTCACCGTCGACATCACCGTGGAGGCGGGCGAGTTCTTCACGCTCCTGGGCCCGTCGGGCTGCGGCAAGTCGACGCTGCTGCGCATGATCGCGGGGTTCGTGGCACCCACCGCCGGGGCGATCCGCTTCGGCGACAAGGACGTCACCCGCACGCCCGCCCACAAGCGCGGCATCGGCATGGTGTTCCAGAACTACGCGCTGTTCCCGCACATGACCGTCGCCGACAACGTGGCGTACGGCCTGCGGCTGCGCAACGTGGCCAAGGCCGAGCGCACCGCCAAGGTCGACAAGGCGCTCGAGCGCGTGGGGCTGGCCGGCTACGGCAAGCGGCGCATCGACCAGCTCTCCGGCGGCCAGCAGCAGCGGGTCGCGCTCGCCCGCGCCATCGTGATCGAGCCCGAGGTGCTGCTGCTCGACGAGCCGCTGTCGAACCTCGACGCCAAGCTGCGCGAAGAGACGCGCATGCAGATCCGCGAGGTGCAGAAGGCCGCCGCCACCACGGCCATCTACGTCACGCACGACCAGTCCGAGGCGATGGCCATGAGCGACCGGATCGCCGTGCTCGCCGACGGCCGCGCGCACCAGGTCGACACGCCCCGCAAGATCTACGCCGAGCCCGCCACGGCGTTCGTGGCCCGCTTCATCGGCCGCAGCAACGTGGTGCCGGCCACCGTCGTCTCCGCCGAGGCCGACACCGCCACGGTGCGGATCGCCGACAGCGACGTGATCGTGCGCCGCCACCCCGACGTGCCCGTCGGGCCGGGGCAGGCGGTGGAGATCTCGCTGCGGCCCGAGGCGCTGCGCGTGGTGGGCGAGGCCGAGGCCACGCTGCACGGCGTCGTGTCGACGCTGGAGTTCCTCGGTTCCACGGCGATGCTCGACGTCGACCTGGCCGGCTCCACCGTGGCCGTCTCGACGCCCGACATCGACGTGGCGCAGGGCTCGCGCATCGGGCTCGCCGTCGATCCGCGGGCCGGCTGGCTCATCCCCGAATCGGCGGACGTCTGA
- a CDS encoding ASCH domain-containing protein, giving the protein MIPTPSAETVDRFWREARAAAPELPADPPAADRVWGFGATPEHADGLLALVLAGVKTGTSGSLWDYEAEGEEVTRVGEYDVILDGSGAPRAVIQTVAVETVPFDEVTAEHAFAEGEDDRSLASWRAIHERFFTEHASHDRGFDARMPVVCERFRLIYPA; this is encoded by the coding sequence GTGATCCCCACCCCCTCCGCCGAGACCGTCGACCGCTTCTGGCGCGAGGCGCGCGCCGCCGCGCCCGAGCTGCCCGCCGATCCGCCCGCCGCCGATCGCGTGTGGGGCTTCGGCGCCACGCCCGAGCACGCCGACGGCCTGCTCGCGCTCGTGCTCGCCGGCGTGAAGACCGGCACGTCCGGCTCGCTGTGGGACTACGAGGCCGAGGGCGAGGAGGTGACGCGCGTCGGCGAGTACGACGTGATCCTGGACGGGTCGGGCGCCCCGCGTGCCGTGATCCAGACCGTCGCCGTCGAGACCGTGCCGTTCGACGAGGTGACCGCCGAGCACGCCTTCGCCGAGGGCGAGGACGATCGCAGCCTGGCCTCGTGGCGCGCCATCCACGAGCGCTTCTTCACCGAGCACGCGAGCCACGATCGCGGCTTCGACGCGCGGATGCCCGTGGTCTGCGAGCGCTTCCGCCTCATCTACCCCGCCTAG
- a CDS encoding beta-galactosidase gives MQNHRWLRTPHGTPRRISYGADYNPEQWPREVWDEDIRLMKQAGVDVVSVAIFSWAALQPAEDRWDFAWLDEVIDLLHANGIGVDLATATASPPPWLTTAHPEVLPQTADGATVWPGGRQHWRPTSPVFRRHALALVEKLAERYADHPGIVAWHVSNELGCHNAYDYSDDAARAFRAWLQARYGTIDRLNHAWGTAFWSQRYGSFDEIRPPRRSYAFPNPTQQLDFARFSSDALKDHLIAEREILNRITPDIPVTTNFMIMGETRHADYADWAHEIDFVSNDHYVTEGRDELAFSAALTSGVARHRPWFLMEHSTSAVNWQPINRPKRTNELVRDSLTHVAHGADAVCYFQWRQSAAGAEKYHSSMVPHGGEDTRVYREVERLGGLLRRLDPVAGSDRDRSPVAILFDWDSWWASELDSHPTDRLRYRREALDWWTALLNAGVRADVLPTDADLSGYRLVIAPVLYAVPQGLRARLEDYVRGGGHLVATYFSGIVDEDDRVWLGGYPGAFRELLGIRVEEFRPLWDGETIGLSIGVRGDLWSEPVDLVADDVEVLAAYTDDDLAGGPAVTWRPVGAGAAAYVSTRLGADGLGAVLPTLLERAGVASELPEPLRGTVELAVRRAGDRRIRFLINRTDDAVRLDGIEGEYLVGGPDLPPRGVAVVG, from the coding sequence TTCTCGTGGGCCGCGCTGCAGCCGGCCGAGGATCGGTGGGACTTCGCCTGGCTCGACGAGGTCATCGACCTGCTGCACGCCAACGGCATCGGCGTGGATCTCGCCACCGCCACCGCCTCTCCCCCGCCGTGGCTGACCACCGCGCACCCCGAGGTGCTGCCGCAGACGGCCGACGGGGCCACCGTCTGGCCGGGCGGCCGCCAGCACTGGCGCCCCACCTCGCCGGTGTTCCGCCGCCACGCGCTCGCGCTCGTCGAGAAGCTCGCGGAGCGCTACGCCGATCACCCCGGCATCGTGGCGTGGCACGTGAGCAACGAGCTCGGCTGCCACAACGCCTACGACTACTCCGACGACGCCGCGCGCGCCTTCCGCGCCTGGCTCCAGGCGCGCTACGGCACCATCGACCGGCTCAACCACGCGTGGGGCACGGCGTTCTGGTCGCAGCGGTACGGATCCTTCGACGAGATCCGGCCCCCGCGCCGCTCCTACGCGTTCCCCAACCCGACGCAGCAGCTGGACTTCGCGCGGTTCTCGTCCGACGCGCTCAAGGACCACCTGATCGCCGAGCGCGAGATCCTGAACCGGATCACCCCCGACATCCCCGTGACGACGAACTTCATGATCATGGGCGAGACCCGCCACGCGGACTACGCCGACTGGGCCCACGAGATCGATTTCGTCTCGAACGACCACTACGTCACCGAGGGGCGCGATGAGCTGGCGTTCTCGGCGGCGCTCACCAGCGGCGTGGCCCGCCACCGCCCGTGGTTCCTCATGGAGCACTCCACGAGCGCGGTGAACTGGCAGCCCATCAACCGGCCCAAGCGCACGAACGAGCTCGTGCGCGACTCGCTCACCCACGTCGCCCACGGCGCCGACGCCGTCTGCTACTTCCAGTGGCGCCAGTCCGCGGCCGGCGCCGAGAAGTACCACTCGTCGATGGTCCCCCACGGCGGCGAGGACACCCGGGTCTACCGCGAGGTCGAGCGCCTCGGCGGCCTGCTGCGGCGGCTCGACCCGGTGGCGGGATCGGACCGCGATCGCTCGCCCGTCGCGATCCTGTTCGACTGGGACTCGTGGTGGGCCAGCGAGCTGGACTCGCACCCCACCGACCGGCTGCGCTACCGCCGCGAGGCCCTGGACTGGTGGACGGCGCTGCTGAACGCCGGGGTCCGCGCCGACGTGCTGCCCACCGACGCGGACCTGTCGGGCTACCGCCTCGTGATCGCGCCCGTGCTCTACGCGGTGCCGCAGGGGCTGCGCGCCCGCCTCGAGGACTACGTGCGCGGCGGCGGCCACCTCGTCGCGACGTACTTCTCGGGCATCGTCGACGAGGACGACCGCGTCTGGCTCGGCGGCTACCCCGGCGCGTTCCGCGAGCTGCTCGGCATCCGCGTGGAGGAGTTCCGGCCGCTGTGGGACGGCGAGACGATCGGCCTGTCGATCGGCGTGCGCGGCGACCTGTGGAGCGAGCCGGTCGATCTCGTGGCCGACGACGTGGAGGTGCTGGCCGCCTACACCGACGACGACCTGGCCGGCGGTCCGGCGGTCACGTGGCGCCCGGTCGGCGCCGGCGCGGCCGCCTACGTCTCGACGCGGCTCGGTGCCGACGGCCTCGGCGCGGTGCTGCCGACGCTGCTCGAGCGGGCCGGCGTGGCGTCGGAGCTGCCCGAGCCGCTGCGCGGCACCGTCGAGCTCGCCGTGCGGCGGGCGGGCGATCGCCGCATCCGCTTCCTCATCAACCGCACCGACGACGCGGTGCGCCTGGACGGCATCGAGGGCGAGTACCTCGTGGGCGGCCCCGACCTGCCGCCGCGCGGCGTCGCCGTCGTCGGCTGA